One Agrococcus jenensis genomic region harbors:
- a CDS encoding HNH endonuclease yields the protein MSTIKIIVKEAIDTIEEMLPKVARGVAEKSGRLSSKTRQIKQQIEAKDRELAGSQRAPDRPRDHDAPDRVTPEADRLEGPRRPEQYEVYYEMTLDEVDWARSRSVHFNRANTALDEAMQTDADFEDWMESVSPGIADRVAQPGGRQNPSPADFIWHHAHPDTVLGRNGVMQLVPTPQHTPGSLWWGILHPGNRGGFAIWGKK from the coding sequence ATGTCGACCATCAAGATCATCGTCAAGGAAGCGATCGACACCATCGAGGAGATGCTGCCGAAGGTCGCCCGCGGCGTCGCCGAGAAGTCCGGCAGGCTCAGCTCCAAGACCCGTCAGATCAAGCAGCAGATCGAGGCGAAGGACCGCGAGCTCGCCGGCTCGCAGCGGGCACCGGACCGGCCGCGCGACCACGATGCGCCCGACCGCGTCACGCCCGAGGCCGATCGCCTCGAGGGGCCGCGGCGGCCTGAGCAGTACGAGGTCTACTACGAGATGACCCTCGACGAGGTCGACTGGGCGCGATCGCGCAGCGTGCACTTCAACCGCGCGAACACGGCGCTCGACGAGGCGATGCAGACGGACGCAGACTTCGAGGACTGGATGGAGTCGGTCTCGCCGGGCATCGCGGACCGCGTCGCCCAGCCAGGGGGCCGCCAGAACCCGTCGCCCGCCGACTTCATCTGGCACCACGCCCACCCCGACACGGTCCTCGGACGGAACGGCGTGATGCAGCTCGTGCCCACGCCGCAGCACACGCCCGGCTCGCTCTGGTGGGGTATCCTGCACCCGGGCAACCGCGGCGGCTTCGCGATCTGGGGGAAGAAGTGA
- a CDS encoding WXG100 family type VII secretion target codes for MAMNLPGELVWVLDMLGYDWPPLDEDEMRRAAQIMRQFKDDIEGTIDVAETRVKDGVGAALTGQASTSFKSAWDADRSTNIQKMVDALDPVAGGVDIAADAVVALKVKVIAELVITAAQIAAAAASAVFTLGASLAANAAIIALRKKALDVLTNIMVDQLAQQLLPMIIEPLQGPMMDGLTAMLEAELVEGAIGDVSEFEADLDALDQAAGDLESNAADQERLADDFIAQISSCQIVTG; via the coding sequence GTGGCGATGAACCTGCCCGGTGAGCTGGTCTGGGTGCTCGACATGCTCGGCTACGACTGGCCGCCGCTCGACGAGGACGAGATGCGTCGCGCTGCCCAGATCATGCGGCAGTTCAAGGACGACATCGAGGGCACGATCGACGTCGCCGAGACGCGTGTGAAGGACGGCGTCGGTGCGGCGCTCACGGGGCAGGCCTCGACCTCGTTCAAGAGCGCGTGGGACGCCGACAGGTCGACGAACATCCAGAAGATGGTGGATGCGCTCGACCCGGTCGCAGGCGGCGTCGACATCGCGGCCGACGCGGTCGTGGCGCTCAAGGTGAAGGTGATCGCCGAGCTCGTCATCACCGCCGCGCAGATCGCCGCGGCCGCCGCGAGCGCGGTCTTCACGCTCGGCGCGAGCCTCGCGGCGAACGCGGCGATCATCGCGCTGCGGAAGAAGGCGCTCGACGTGCTGACGAACATCATGGTCGACCAGCTCGCGCAGCAGCTGCTGCCGATGATCATCGAGCCGCTGCAGGGGCCGATGATGGACGGCCTGACCGCGATGCTCGAGGCCGAGCTCGTCGAGGGCGCGATCGGCGACGTGAGCGAGTTCGAGGCTGACCTCGACGCGCTCGACCAGGCCGCCGGCGACCTCGAGTCGAACGCCGCAGATCAGGAGCGGCTCGCCGACGACTTCATCGCCCAGATCTCCTCCTGCCAGATCGTGACGGGGTAG